In Flagellatimonas centrodinii, a single window of DNA contains:
- a CDS encoding EVE domain-containing protein produces MKSEPDTFSIDDLAARPNRIEPWDGVRNYQVRNMFRDQMKVGDTAFFYHSNCEVPGIYGVMTIASPAYIDPTQFEQGHHHYDPKSRPDQPRWLLVDVKYRRKWKRPVSLATLKDNADALAGLQVIAKGNRLSVMPVRPEHWAAICALAGEKP; encoded by the coding sequence ATGAAATCCGAACCCGACACTTTCTCGATCGACGACCTGGCGGCACGCCCGAACCGTATCGAGCCCTGGGACGGCGTGCGCAACTATCAAGTGCGCAACATGTTCCGCGATCAGATGAAGGTCGGTGACACCGCCTTCTTCTATCACTCGAACTGCGAGGTGCCGGGGATCTATGGGGTGATGACCATTGCCAGCCCGGCCTACATCGACCCCACCCAATTCGAGCAGGGGCACCACCACTACGACCCCAAGAGCCGCCCGGATCAGCCGCGCTGGCTGCTGGTGGACGTCAAGTACCGCCGCAAGTGGAAACGCCCGGTCAGCCTGGCCACCCTGAAGGACAATGCCGATGCGCTGGCCGGCCTGCAGGTGATCGCCAAGGGCAATCGGCTGTCGGTAATGCCGGTGCGCCCGGAGCACTGGGCCGCGATCTGCGCCCTGGCCGGGGAGAAGCCCTGA
- the sohB gene encoding protease SohB yields MAALDDRFMFAVPRPRTGTVNCYSPRIIGSDRALRPTVVQQSEITYIFMKGVNVTSFLTDYGLFVAKSATIVVVVIIVLGALVAAIRSARQHGPGERLEITDLNRRFERLADALQAELQTPVEAKQARKARKTEAKQRRKAKQPPARPRIFVLDFDGNLRADGTDTLREEISAIVQVARDGDEVLLRLESAGGLVHAYGLAASQLRRLRDHGLKLTVAVDQVAASGGYMMAAVADRIIAAPFAILGSIGVVAQLPNLHRLLKKHEVDIEMHTAGAYKRTLTVLGENTEAGRAKFREELEQTHDLFKQFVAEHRPVLSIDQVATGEHWYGTQALGLKLVDALMTSDDWLLGRVKQADLLHLQFRKPQRLADRLAGGLLRLGLSLRRGADEVLQPPTSLH; encoded by the coding sequence ATGGCGGCACTGGATGATCGTTTCATGTTCGCTGTCCCCCGGCCGCGTACTGGCACCGTCAATTGTTATTCACCCCGTATTATAGGGTCCGACCGGGCTCTGCGACCCACGGTCGTGCAACAGTCTGAAATCACCTACATTTTCATGAAGGGAGTCAACGTGACCAGTTTCCTGACCGACTACGGCCTGTTCGTCGCCAAGTCGGCGACGATCGTTGTAGTCGTCATCATCGTGCTCGGCGCCTTGGTGGCGGCGATCCGCAGCGCCCGCCAGCACGGCCCCGGGGAGCGTCTGGAGATCACCGACCTCAATCGGCGATTCGAGCGGCTGGCGGACGCCCTCCAGGCCGAACTGCAAACCCCCGTCGAGGCCAAGCAGGCGCGCAAGGCGCGCAAGACCGAGGCCAAACAGCGACGCAAAGCCAAGCAACCACCTGCTCGTCCACGAATCTTCGTGCTCGATTTCGATGGCAACCTACGTGCCGACGGCACCGATACCCTCCGCGAGGAGATCAGTGCCATCGTGCAGGTGGCACGTGACGGCGACGAAGTACTGCTCCGGTTGGAAAGCGCCGGCGGCCTTGTCCACGCCTACGGCCTCGCCGCTTCGCAGCTGCGGCGGCTGCGCGATCATGGGCTCAAGCTCACTGTCGCGGTTGATCAGGTCGCCGCCAGCGGCGGGTACATGATGGCGGCGGTGGCCGACCGAATCATTGCAGCGCCGTTCGCTATCCTCGGGTCGATCGGGGTGGTGGCACAGCTGCCCAACCTGCACCGCCTGTTGAAAAAACATGAAGTCGATATCGAAATGCACACAGCGGGTGCCTACAAACGCACGCTGACGGTCTTGGGCGAGAACACCGAAGCCGGCCGAGCCAAGTTCCGCGAAGAACTGGAACAGACCCATGATCTTTTCAAGCAGTTCGTGGCCGAACATCGCCCGGTGCTCAGCATCGACCAGGTTGCCACCGGCGAGCACTGGTACGGCACACAGGCCCTCGGCCTGAAGCTGGTCGATGCCCTGATGACCAGCGACGACTGGTTGCTGGGCAGGGTGAAGCAAGCCGATCTCCTGCACCTGCAGTTCCGCAAGCCACAGCGATTGGCCGACCGTCTCGCCGGCGGACTTCTACGACTGGGCCTGTCACTGCGCCGGGGGGCCGACGAGGTCCTGCAACCACCGACGAGCCTGCATTGA
- a CDS encoding alanine/glycine:cation symporter family protein, with translation MDAFFSLLSAINAVVLSVPVLLTLLGVGILFTLWSGFCQYRSLTHGIRLVTGRGARAGEGDGVLSHFQALSAALSATVGLGNIGGVAIAVSLGGPGAVFWMWMVGLAGMAIKSTEVTLSMLYRDTSNPDQPHGGPMVVARDGLSKLPGMARWGGLIGAAFCLPLILFGITGGNMFQAWNVAELSRAYFGVPPWVSGVIMAVVVGAVILGGIRRIGRITGTLVPLMCGVYLVAAIAVLVAEREQLPGLLRLIFTSAFQPTEAGGAFLGAATGTAFIFGMKRALFSSEAGLGSAPIAHAAVKTPEPVTEGIVAGLEPFIDTLVVCTLTALVILVSGVWNRGPEAQWATPPTLISTPSGQWIPDRTSLPEGAVRLGAGDPVFLVVADGEGQRARLFGQVSADGGAIDWRPMSAAQAPQVAEPGLFADYPAATLTARAFDTARPGLGRWMVVITVWLFAISTMITWSYYSEQGVIYLAGAGAVRPFRMLWCLLILVTCLGFIRTDVELDTLSTIALGFMLIINLPMMVALGPVAMRAYKDYCRRLGAPADDRQ, from the coding sequence ATGGATGCTTTCTTTTCGCTGCTGTCGGCCATCAACGCCGTCGTGCTGTCGGTACCGGTGCTGCTGACCCTGCTCGGGGTCGGCATCCTGTTCACGCTGTGGAGTGGCTTTTGCCAGTATCGGTCGCTGACCCACGGCATCCGGCTGGTCACCGGGCGTGGCGCACGTGCCGGCGAGGGGGACGGGGTGCTGTCCCATTTTCAGGCGCTGTCGGCTGCATTGTCGGCCACGGTCGGGCTGGGCAACATTGGTGGCGTCGCCATCGCCGTGAGCCTGGGCGGCCCGGGCGCGGTGTTCTGGATGTGGATGGTGGGCCTGGCCGGGATGGCCATCAAGAGCACCGAAGTCACGCTGTCGATGCTCTATCGCGACACCTCGAATCCTGACCAACCGCATGGCGGCCCGATGGTGGTCGCCCGCGACGGCCTGTCGAAACTGCCCGGCATGGCACGCTGGGGCGGGTTGATCGGCGCGGCATTCTGTCTGCCGTTGATTCTGTTCGGTATCACCGGCGGCAACATGTTCCAGGCCTGGAACGTCGCCGAACTGTCCCGGGCCTACTTCGGGGTGCCGCCCTGGGTCAGCGGCGTGATCATGGCGGTGGTGGTGGGCGCGGTCATTCTCGGCGGCATCCGCCGCATCGGCCGCATCACCGGCACCCTGGTGCCGCTGATGTGCGGCGTCTATCTGGTCGCTGCCATTGCCGTCCTGGTGGCCGAGCGCGAGCAGTTGCCGGGTCTGCTCCGCCTGATCTTCACCAGCGCCTTCCAGCCGACCGAGGCCGGTGGCGCCTTCCTCGGCGCTGCCACCGGCACCGCCTTTATCTTCGGGATGAAACGGGCATTGTTCTCGTCGGAGGCAGGTCTCGGTTCGGCGCCGATCGCCCACGCGGCGGTGAAAACCCCGGAGCCGGTGACCGAGGGGATCGTCGCCGGCCTGGAACCGTTCATCGATACGCTGGTGGTGTGCACGCTGACTGCCCTGGTGATTCTGGTCAGCGGTGTCTGGAACCGGGGCCCGGAAGCCCAGTGGGCCACGCCGCCGACGCTGATCAGCACGCCCTCCGGTCAGTGGATACCGGACCGCACATCCTTGCCGGAGGGCGCCGTCCGTCTCGGCGCCGGCGACCCGGTGTTTCTGGTGGTCGCCGATGGCGAGGGCCAACGGGCCCGGCTGTTCGGTCAAGTGTCCGCTGACGGAGGCGCGATCGACTGGCGCCCGATGTCCGCGGCACAGGCACCACAGGTAGCTGAGCCAGGGCTTTTCGCCGACTATCCTGCCGCCACCCTCACCGCCAGGGCCTTCGACACTGCCCGACCCGGACTCGGGCGCTGGATGGTGGTGATCACGGTATGGCTGTTTGCCATTTCCACGATGATCACCTGGAGCTACTACAGCGAGCAGGGCGTCATCTATCTTGCCGGCGCCGGTGCTGTGCGGCCGTTCCGCATGCTCTGGTGCCTGCTGATTCTGGTCACCTGTCTGGGGTTCATCCGCACCGATGTTGAGCTCGATACCCTCAGCACCATCGCGCTCGGCTTCATGCTGATCATCAACCTGCCGATGATGGTGGCGCTGGGCCCGGTCGCGATGCGCGCGTACAAGGATTACTGCAGGCGCCTGGGGGCGCCCGCAGATGACCGACAATGA
- a CDS encoding YggT family protein, which translates to MGANGANALYFLVTTLFDLVIWIFALRLLLQAARADFYNPISQFIWQFTRFPTDTLSRLLPAYRNINLGVGLTLALLGMVYVYAVAALLGLQVGLLAALWYGALKLLVMALGLYTFTLFVQAVMSWLGPGVHNPAANILWSLNEPLLRPVRRVLPPMGGLDLSPLVVILALQVLSRLVPLPGVFR; encoded by the coding sequence ATGGGCGCCAACGGAGCTAACGCACTGTATTTTCTGGTCACCACGCTGTTTGACCTGGTGATCTGGATCTTCGCCCTGCGCCTGCTGTTGCAAGCGGCGCGCGCCGATTTCTACAACCCGATTTCGCAATTCATCTGGCAGTTCACCCGATTTCCGACCGATACCCTGAGCCGGCTGCTGCCGGCCTATCGCAACATCAATCTGGGCGTGGGGCTCACGTTGGCCCTGCTGGGCATGGTCTATGTCTATGCCGTTGCCGCACTCCTGGGCCTCCAGGTGGGTCTGCTGGCGGCCCTCTGGTATGGCGCGCTGAAACTGCTGGTCATGGCACTCGGCCTGTACACCTTCACGCTGTTCGTACAGGCGGTGATGTCCTGGCTCGGCCCCGGCGTCCATAACCCGGCCGCGAATATTCTGTGGAGCCTGAACGAGCCACTGTTGCGGCCGGTGCGCCGCGTACTGCCGCCGATGGGGGGGCTCGATCTGTCTCCGCTGGTGGTGATCCTCGCGTTGCAGGTGCTGAGCCGGCTGGTGCCGCTGCCGGGGGTGTTCC
- a CDS encoding cell division protein ZapA: MTTPKPSDPLSITVRIMGKEYTVACPPEEHEALVRSADYLNERMTTIRRRGKALGSEKIAVMAALNLARELLEAHGTEGVAPADETAIARVRQLRLDIDSTLALE, encoded by the coding sequence ATGACGACACCGAAGCCGTCCGATCCCTTGAGCATCACGGTCCGCATCATGGGCAAGGAGTACACCGTGGCTTGCCCGCCGGAGGAGCATGAAGCGCTGGTCCGCTCCGCCGACTATCTCAATGAGCGGATGACCACCATCCGTCGCCGAGGCAAGGCCTTGGGGTCGGAGAAAATTGCCGTGATGGCGGCATTGAATCTCGCCCGGGAGCTGCTGGAGGCGCATGGCACGGAGGGCGTCGCGCCTGCCGATGAGACGGCGATTGCGCGCGTTCGTCAGTTGCGTCTCGATATCGACTCCACCCTTGCGCTCGAATAG
- the hemH gene encoding ferrochelatase, producing the protein MTPSADDIATRHRQPTRGIGVLLVNLGTPDAATATAIRRYLRQFLSDRRVVEVPRLLWWLLLNLVILPFRPRKLVEAYHAVWTPQGSPLLAVSRAQQSALQARLGADVRVELAMTYGNPGIAEALARLQAAGVDRLLLLPLYPQYSATTTAAALDSLFRLQMADRCPPALRTIRDYHDDPGYIAALAASVRRHWQQHGRGDHLLMSFHGIPQRNLLLGDPYHCHCHKTARLLAEALQLPREGWSLSFQSRLGRMPWLQPYTDRRLVDLAAAGTRTLDVICPGFSADCLETLEEVAIRYNAQFQEHGGAALRYIPALNAEPEHIEALAALVQRHLGGWARPAETAETHDQRAQRALAALPDANLGRTR; encoded by the coding sequence GTGACCCCCTCCGCTGACGACATTGCCACGCGCCACCGCCAGCCGACGCGGGGCATCGGCGTTCTGCTGGTCAACCTGGGCACACCGGACGCCGCCACCGCTACCGCGATTCGCCGCTATTTGCGGCAATTCCTGTCCGACCGGCGGGTGGTGGAGGTGCCGCGCCTGCTGTGGTGGCTGCTGCTGAATCTGGTGATCCTGCCGTTTCGACCGCGCAAGCTGGTCGAGGCCTACCATGCCGTGTGGACACCGCAGGGCTCGCCACTGCTTGCCGTCAGCCGCGCCCAGCAGTCGGCACTGCAGGCCCGACTCGGCGCCGACGTGCGGGTGGAGCTGGCCATGACCTACGGCAACCCCGGCATCGCCGAAGCCCTGGCCCGCCTGCAGGCGGCAGGCGTCGATCGCCTGCTGCTGCTACCGCTCTACCCGCAATACTCCGCCACCACCACCGCCGCGGCGCTGGACAGCCTGTTCAGACTGCAGATGGCCGATCGCTGCCCGCCCGCCCTGCGCACCATCCGTGACTATCACGATGACCCCGGCTACATCGCCGCGCTCGCCGCGTCGGTCCGCAGACACTGGCAGCAGCATGGACGCGGTGACCATCTGTTGATGTCCTTCCATGGCATTCCGCAACGCAACCTGTTGCTCGGCGACCCCTATCACTGTCACTGCCACAAGACGGCCCGCCTGCTGGCGGAAGCGCTGCAATTGCCGCGCGAAGGGTGGAGCCTCAGCTTCCAGAGTCGCCTCGGGCGCATGCCCTGGCTGCAGCCCTATACCGACCGTCGGCTGGTCGACCTGGCAGCGGCGGGCACCCGCACATTGGACGTGATCTGCCCTGGGTTCTCGGCCGATTGTCTGGAAACGCTGGAAGAGGTGGCGATCCGCTACAACGCCCAGTTTCAGGAACACGGCGGGGCGGCACTGCGCTACATCCCGGCGCTAAACGCCGAACCCGAACACATCGAAGCCCTGGCGGCTTTGGTCCAGCGGCACCTGGGGGGCTGGGCGCGGCCAGCGGAGACGGCTGAAACGCATGACCAACGCGCGCAGCGCGCGCTTGCGGCCTTGCCCGACGCCAATCTGGGACGCACCCGCTGA
- a CDS encoding DegQ family serine endoprotease: MSSAPEPAQAQLPAVAPQQGALPSLAPMLKQTMPAVVNISVTMSAQGPANSPFGPFMDDPMFRRFFGIPDQQPEREAQSIGSGVIVDAANGYVITNNHVVDKADTIKVRLNDDREFDAELIGKDPDTDIAVLKIKADDLVALPMADSEQLQVGDFVVAIGSPFGLRQTVTSGIVSGLSRQTGISEGGYEDFIQTDASINPGNSGGALVNLRGELVGIPSNILSRSGGNIGIGFAIPTNLAKNVMNQLIEHGSVQRGRIGVTGQNLTPELAKAFDLESTRGALVTQVLPDSPADKAGLKAEDIITAINGKSVRDFSELRNQVGLLRVGDTVELAVIRSGKKQTVKVKIGASEEVVATGQALSPRLEGAEFGPPSDAARQAGIEKGAMIKSIDPRSPAARTGLREGDIIIAVNRRAVADVADLQARLKEAGDGELLLHVRRGPGALFLLIQ; encoded by the coding sequence ATGTCGAGCGCGCCCGAACCGGCGCAGGCGCAGCTTCCGGCTGTAGCGCCACAGCAGGGCGCCCTGCCCTCACTCGCGCCCATGCTCAAACAGACGATGCCGGCGGTGGTCAACATCTCGGTGACGATGTCGGCCCAGGGGCCGGCAAACTCACCCTTCGGGCCGTTCATGGACGATCCGATGTTCCGTCGCTTCTTTGGCATCCCCGACCAGCAGCCAGAGCGTGAAGCCCAGTCCATCGGCTCGGGCGTCATCGTCGATGCGGCGAACGGCTATGTGATCACCAACAACCATGTGGTCGACAAGGCCGACACGATCAAGGTGCGGCTCAACGATGACCGCGAGTTCGATGCCGAGCTGATCGGCAAGGACCCCGATACCGACATCGCGGTGCTGAAGATCAAGGCCGACGATCTGGTGGCGCTGCCGATGGCCGACTCCGAACAGTTGCAGGTCGGTGACTTCGTGGTCGCTATCGGATCACCCTTCGGCCTGCGCCAGACGGTGACCAGCGGCATCGTCTCCGGCCTGTCACGACAGACCGGCATTAGCGAAGGCGGCTACGAGGACTTCATCCAGACCGACGCCTCCATCAACCCCGGCAACTCCGGCGGCGCCCTGGTCAACCTGCGCGGCGAGCTGGTCGGCATTCCCTCGAATATCCTGTCGCGCTCCGGTGGCAACATCGGCATCGGCTTCGCCATCCCCACCAATCTGGCGAAGAATGTGATGAACCAGCTGATCGAGCACGGCTCCGTTCAGCGCGGTCGGATCGGCGTCACCGGCCAGAATCTCACACCGGAACTGGCCAAGGCCTTTGATCTCGAGAGCACCCGCGGCGCCCTGGTCACCCAGGTGCTGCCGGACTCGCCCGCGGACAAGGCCGGCCTGAAGGCGGAAGACATCATTACCGCCATCAATGGCAAATCGGTGCGCGATTTCTCCGAGCTGCGCAATCAGGTCGGCCTGCTGCGTGTCGGCGACACGGTGGAACTGGCCGTGATCCGCAGCGGCAAGAAGCAGACCGTGAAAGTGAAGATCGGCGCCAGCGAGGAGGTCGTGGCCACCGGTCAGGCCCTAAGCCCGCGGCTTGAAGGCGCAGAATTCGGTCCGCCGAGTGATGCCGCCCGCCAGGCCGGCATCGAGAAAGGCGCGATGATCAAGTCAATCGATCCGCGTTCACCGGCCGCACGTACCGGCCTGCGCGAGGGCGACATCATCATCGCCGTCAACCGCCGCGCCGTCGCCGACGTTGCCGACCTTCAGGCGCGCCTGAAAGAAGCCGGTGACGGCGAGCTGCTGTTGCATGTTCGCCGGGGTCCGGGGGCGCTGTTCCTGCTGATCCAGTAA
- a CDS encoding 5-formyltetrahydrofolate cyclo-ligase yields the protein MRRTLRAARQALSPRQRRLAARRAALKLLRCPVARDCRRWGLYLASGSELDTLPLLQVLWRRGAETYVPVIRAEKRLHWVRLHPRTPCRAGAHDIRRPRRALPRVPSRALQLLVLPLVGFDDHGTRLGAGGGYYDRVPARAFRRPLRVGFAYHQQGVKHLPRDPWDVSLDRIATDRSMLWATG from the coding sequence CTGCGCCGCACCCTGCGCGCAGCCCGACAGGCGTTGAGCCCACGCCAACGCCGGCTGGCTGCGCGCCGGGCAGCCCTGAAGTTGTTGCGATGTCCGGTCGCGCGCGACTGCCGCCGCTGGGGCCTGTATCTGGCCAGCGGCAGCGAGCTCGATACCCTGCCTTTGCTACAGGTGTTGTGGCGCCGAGGTGCCGAAACCTACGTGCCGGTGATCCGGGCGGAGAAGCGCCTGCACTGGGTCCGACTGCATCCGCGTACGCCATGCCGGGCCGGCGCGCACGATATCCGGCGGCCCCGCAGGGCTTTACCGCGGGTGCCGTCCCGGGCGTTGCAGCTGCTGGTCCTGCCGCTGGTGGGCTTCGACGATCATGGCACCCGCCTCGGTGCCGGTGGCGGCTACTACGACCGGGTGCCGGCGCGAGCCTTTCGCCGGCCCCTGAGGGTCGGCTTTGCCTATCATCAACAGGGCGTGAAGCACTTGCCGCGCGACCCCTGGGACGTTTCCCTCGACCGTATCGCCACCGACCGGAGCATGCTGTGGGCCACTGGCTGA
- a CDS encoding OmpA family protein, producing MKRSSSAAIGLLLALLGAQSHADEADGVDTRPYISIGGSYVFEDATRDSEGGEGYWLGVGKSFNRFWGLEFSGFRNDFDASRAGGPEWQEQGAEVSALYYYARGESFAPYFSLGAGWVETEEQTSGADASSPFGAAGLGFFKSFALGSTDLGLRGDVRYRWLDADDIAGVSPFEEAVVRLGLVVPLGSRTAPTEAPVSAPAPAKASDADGDGVPDGRDTCPDTASGTTVDANGCPPPLPPATDFEPVSFPFDESGLTDYAKAILDRAAVRMRERLAATPNLLVQLSGHTDWIGTEGYNQALSERRAAAVRDYLVGKGVDGDRVRSFAYGETRPVDSNETEDGRARNRRVELQLSEG from the coding sequence ATGAAACGATCATCCAGTGCCGCCATCGGACTTCTGCTCGCCTTGCTGGGTGCCCAGAGTCACGCCGACGAAGCGGATGGGGTCGATACGCGCCCTTATATTTCCATCGGTGGCAGCTATGTCTTCGAGGACGCCACTCGCGACAGCGAGGGGGGCGAAGGCTACTGGCTCGGTGTCGGCAAATCGTTCAACCGGTTCTGGGGCCTGGAGTTCTCCGGGTTCCGTAACGACTTTGATGCCAGTCGCGCCGGTGGGCCGGAGTGGCAGGAGCAGGGCGCCGAGGTCTCCGCCCTTTACTACTACGCACGCGGCGAATCGTTTGCCCCCTATTTCAGTCTCGGTGCCGGGTGGGTTGAGACCGAGGAGCAGACCTCGGGGGCCGATGCCAGCAGTCCGTTCGGCGCCGCCGGCCTGGGTTTCTTCAAGTCGTTCGCCCTCGGCAGCACCGATCTCGGGCTCCGCGGCGATGTGCGCTACCGCTGGCTCGATGCCGATGACATCGCCGGGGTGTCGCCGTTCGAAGAGGCGGTGGTTCGTCTGGGCCTGGTGGTGCCCTTGGGTAGTCGCACCGCGCCCACCGAGGCGCCGGTGTCCGCCCCGGCACCGGCCAAGGCATCGGATGCCGATGGCGATGGCGTGCCGGATGGCCGCGATACCTGTCCCGATACCGCCTCCGGTACGACCGTCGACGCCAACGGCTGTCCGCCGCCGCTGCCGCCCGCCACTGACTTCGAGCCGGTCAGCTTCCCGTTCGACGAATCCGGGCTGACCGATTACGCCAAAGCCATCCTCGATCGTGCCGCGGTGCGGATGCGCGAGCGCCTGGCGGCCACGCCGAACCTGCTGGTGCAGCTCAGTGGGCATACCGACTGGATCGGGACCGAGGGCTACAACCAGGCGCTGTCCGAACGTCGCGCCGCCGCCGTTCGCGACTATCTGGTCGGTAAGGGCGTCGATGGCGACCGTGTCCGCAGCTTTGCCTATGGCGAGACGCGGCCGGTTGACAGCAACGAGACGGAAGACGGGCGTGCCCGCAACCGCCGCGTTGAGCTGCAGTTGTCGGAAGGCTGA
- the proC gene encoding pyrroline-5-carboxylate reductase: MSNALSPDLPIAFIGGGNMAAALVAGLVRAGHRPQSLTVVEPVAERRALLRERYDISTSEHAAGLQADVLVLAVKPQQMAAALASLQPADGTLVLSIAAGVPVAALTRRLPGCAIVRSMPNTPALVGAGISALYAPASVGTEARERADRLLSTAGTCVWVDDEAQLDAVTALSGSGPAYFFRFTEAMTAAGVALGLPDDIAATLARQTLVGAARLVAENDASVGTLRSQVTSKGGTTEAALRAFDQGGLEALVGTAMHAARDRGAELGADIRIQLEDKV, encoded by the coding sequence GTGTCCAACGCTTTGTCTCCCGATCTTCCGATCGCCTTCATCGGCGGCGGCAACATGGCGGCTGCGCTGGTGGCAGGTTTGGTCCGCGCCGGCCATCGGCCACAGTCCCTGACCGTGGTCGAGCCGGTGGCCGAGCGACGCGCCCTGCTGCGCGAGCGTTACGACATCAGCACCAGCGAGCATGCCGCCGGCCTCCAGGCCGATGTCCTGGTGCTGGCCGTCAAACCGCAGCAGATGGCGGCCGCGCTGGCAAGCCTGCAGCCGGCCGACGGCACGTTGGTGCTGTCGATTGCCGCGGGCGTGCCGGTGGCTGCGCTGACCCGTCGCCTGCCCGGCTGCGCCATCGTCCGCAGCATGCCCAACACGCCGGCGCTGGTGGGCGCCGGCATCAGCGCCCTGTACGCACCGGCATCGGTCGGCACCGAGGCGCGCGAGCGCGCAGACCGGCTGCTGTCGACGGCCGGCACCTGCGTCTGGGTTGACGACGAAGCCCAGCTTGATGCCGTGACCGCCCTTTCGGGCTCCGGGCCGGCGTACTTTTTTCGCTTCACCGAGGCAATGACCGCCGCCGGGGTGGCCCTGGGCCTGCCGGATGACATCGCAGCGACCCTGGCCCGGCAGACGCTGGTCGGCGCGGCGCGGCTGGTCGCCGAGAACGACGCGTCGGTCGGTACCCTGCGCAGCCAGGTGACCTCGAAGGGCGGGACCACCGAAGCCGCGCTGCGGGCGTTTGACCAGGGCGGGCTGGAAGCTCTGGTGGGAACGGCCATGCACGCTGCCCGCGACCGGGGCGCCGAACTCGGCGCTGACATCCGCATACAACTGGAGGACAAGGTCTGA
- the ilvA gene encoding threonine ammonia-lyase, biosynthetic — protein MSAKVPSPRLHADVEKILTRYRQRIEDARVYDVAIVSPLLEAERLSQKLGNRVLLKREDLQPVFSFKLRGAYNKIVGLSDEERARGVITASAGNHAQGVALAAKRLGLTAWIVMPKTTPAVKVEAVRRFGGKAILHGDTYDEAREHALALTAERGMTMVHPYDDPAVIAGQGTVGKEIFEQCPEADVVFVCVGGGGLLAGVAAYLKALKPSIKIIAVEPDDSNCFAAALAVGRRVTLARAGLFADGVSVRQVGEETFRVARHLVDDTVLVDADEICAAIRDVFYDQRALPEPAGALAVAGMKKWVAEHGINGQTLVATVSGANVNFDRLRHIAERAELGDNAEALLAVTIAEKPGSFKRFLREIGRRPITEFNYRYSGPSQAHVFVGVKLTEGDVERDALIGALRGHGYPVVDMSANEMAKVHVRFMVGGRAPDLKNERLFRFEFPERPSACLDFLGAVGSRWNISLFHYRNHGAAYGRVLCGLQVPRGEWGECRRSLDALGYRYWEETANPAYDLFLGT, from the coding sequence TTGAGCGCAAAAGTCCCCTCACCGCGCCTGCACGCGGATGTCGAGAAGATCCTGACACGCTACCGTCAGCGGATCGAGGACGCGCGCGTCTACGACGTCGCGATCGTCAGTCCGTTGCTGGAGGCCGAGCGCCTGTCGCAGAAGCTCGGCAACCGGGTGCTGCTCAAGCGCGAGGACCTGCAGCCGGTGTTCTCGTTCAAGCTCCGGGGCGCCTACAACAAGATTGTCGGCCTCAGCGACGAGGAGCGTGCCCGCGGGGTGATCACTGCCTCTGCCGGCAACCATGCCCAGGGTGTCGCGCTGGCCGCGAAACGGCTTGGCCTGACCGCATGGATCGTGATGCCGAAGACCACCCCCGCGGTCAAGGTCGAGGCAGTGCGCCGGTTCGGGGGCAAGGCCATTCTCCACGGCGATACCTATGACGAGGCGCGCGAACATGCGTTGGCGCTGACGGCCGAGCGCGGCATGACCATGGTGCATCCCTACGACGACCCGGCGGTGATTGCCGGCCAGGGCACCGTTGGCAAGGAGATCTTCGAGCAATGCCCGGAGGCGGACGTGGTGTTTGTCTGTGTCGGCGGCGGTGGCCTGCTGGCCGGCGTCGCCGCCTATCTGAAGGCGCTCAAGCCTTCGATCAAGATCATCGCGGTGGAACCTGACGATTCCAACTGCTTTGCTGCCGCGCTGGCAGTGGGCCGACGGGTGACGCTGGCCCGCGCTGGATTGTTTGCCGATGGGGTTTCGGTGCGGCAGGTGGGTGAAGAGACCTTCCGCGTCGCGCGGCATCTTGTTGACGATACCGTGCTGGTCGATGCCGACGAGATCTGCGCTGCCATCCGTGATGTCTTCTACGACCAGCGGGCACTGCCGGAGCCTGCGGGCGCCCTCGCCGTGGCCGGGATGAAGAAGTGGGTGGCCGAACATGGCATCAACGGGCAGACCCTGGTTGCCACGGTCTCCGGCGCCAACGTCAATTTCGATCGCCTCCGCCACATCGCCGAACGAGCGGAACTCGGCGACAACGCCGAGGCGCTGCTGGCGGTCACGATTGCCGAGAAGCCCGGCAGTTTCAAACGGTTTTTGCGCGAGATCGGCCGACGTCCGATTACCGAGTTCAACTACCGCTACAGCGGTCCCTCACAGGCCCATGTGTTTGTCGGCGTCAAGCTGACCGAGGGCGACGTCGAGCGCGATGCCCTGATCGGCGCCTTGCGCGGGCATGGCTATCCGGTGGTCGACATGTCGGCCAACGAAATGGCCAAGGTGCACGTGCGGTTCATGGTCGGTGGACGGGCGCCCGACCTCAAGAACGAACGGCTATTCCGCTTCGAATTTCCGGAGCGACCCTCGGCCTGTCTCGACTTTCTCGGCGCCGTCGGCAGTCGCTGGAATATCTCGCTGTTCCACTATCGCAACCACGGCGCCGCCTATGGCCGGGTGCTGTGTGGCCTTCAGGTGCCGCGCGGAGAATGGGGCGAGTGCCGGCGCTCATTGGATGCGCTGGGCTATCGCTACTGGGAAGAAACCGCCAACCCCGCCTACGACCTGTTTCTCGGCACCTGA